In the Paenibacillus sp. FSL H7-0357 genome, one interval contains:
- a CDS encoding histidine phosphatase family protein, which yields MLAPKLDQVLPKVLKLQLVLLRHGHTQWNKECRYLGSTDLPLLPGAQEELTALKEQPELRGDFWRVYCSDLRRCRETLACIAPGLEASALYDSRLREMSFGAWEGCTYEQLQNNLDYRSWIDDPAEVTPPDGESWEAFEARLDSFLKELRQSAEASGDEAELSLLPEDSTVQTAAPDHHPSEEPLHLRVLLVTHGGVIRQLLARALEDVTFRTAAAPPPGTVAVLTLVRSGGKWQW from the coding sequence GTGCTGGCTCCAAAACTGGATCAAGTACTGCCCAAAGTACTCAAGCTCCAGTTAGTTCTTCTCCGCCATGGCCATACACAGTGGAATAAGGAATGCCGTTATCTGGGGAGCACAGATCTTCCTCTGCTGCCCGGAGCACAGGAGGAGTTGACTGCGCTCAAGGAGCAGCCTGAACTGCGCGGAGATTTCTGGCGGGTATATTGCAGCGATTTGCGCAGATGCCGGGAGACATTGGCTTGCATCGCACCAGGTCTTGAGGCGTCGGCCCTTTATGATTCCCGTTTGCGTGAGATGAGCTTCGGCGCGTGGGAGGGCTGTACTTATGAGCAGCTGCAGAATAATCTCGATTATCGAAGCTGGATTGATGATCCTGCCGAAGTCACGCCGCCTGACGGGGAATCCTGGGAGGCGTTCGAAGCGCGGCTGGACTCGTTTTTAAAGGAACTAAGGCAGTCAGCCGAAGCAAGCGGGGATGAGGCTGAATTAAGCCTGCTCCCTGAAGACAGTACCGTCCAAACTGCCGCTCCGGACCACCACCCTAGTGAAGAGCCGCTGCATTTGCGTGTGCTGCTGGTGACCCACGGCGGTGTAATCCGCCAGCTGCTGGCACGGGCTTTGGAGGACGTGACTTTTCGTACTGCCGCCGCTCCGCCGCCTGGAACGGTGGCAGTACTTACACTGGTACGGAGCGGAGGCAAGTGGCAGTGGTAA